The DNA sequence ACGGGATCATCGCGCTCGGAGGCGGGTCGGTGATCGACGCGGCAAAGGGCGTCGCAATCTTGGCGTCGAACGGCGGCCACATCCTCGAATACGAAGGCATCGACCGGGCAACGCGTCCGTTGCCTCCGGTGGTGGCCATTCCGACCACCGCCGGCAGTGGCTCTGATGTGTCCCAGTTCTGCATCGTCAACGACCCGGCACGGCATACCAAGATCACGATCATCGGTCGGGGCCTGGTCCCCGACGTCACCGTCGTGGACCCACGGGTGCTCGCCACGGTTCCACCCGAGGTCACCGCCCAGTGCGGAATGGATGTTCTGACCCATTGTATCGAGGCCTACGTTTCCATCGCCCATAGTCGGATGACGGATACATTTGCGCTCCAAGCTCTTTCGACCACCTGGCGCCATCTCGAACGACTTGTCGACAACCCTGCCGATCCGGAGGCGTCGGTGGCCATGGCCCACGCTTCACTCGAAGCGGGCATGGCGTTCACCAACGCGATTCTCGGGGCGGCGCACGCCATGAGCCACCCTGTAGGCGGGCATTGCGATGCTGCACACGGAGCCATCAACTCGGTGCTGCTCCCGCACGTCATCCGCTACAACGCCCACGTGTGTGCCGACGGTTTCGTCGATCTGGCAGAGGCAGTCGGGCTGTCCACGCATGGAACACCGATGAGTGTGGCCGATCGGCTCGCCGATCAGGTCTCGAGGTTCGCGCTTCGGATCGGGATGCCGGCCAGTCTGTCGCCACTCGGGGTGAACAGCACGGACATCGAGATGCTGTCGGCGTACGCGCTCGCCGACTCGTGCATGACCACGAATCCGCGCCAGCCGGACGCGGCCACCGTCGCTGATCTGTACCGGGAGGCGCTGTGACGGGCCGCCCATCGGGTCCGGGGCCGAGTGACCTGGAGTCACTGGTCGGCCTCCGTTCGGTCAAGGGCAGTCACTACGCGCAGTTCAGGGGGTCGAGCAACGCCTGACGCGCGTGGTGGGCGCGCTGGAACGGATCTCGCGGGCGCTCGTGCGCACGGCGGAGGGACCCGAGACCCTGGTGTTGTCGGTGCTAGACGCAGCGCGCGAGCATCTCGGGGCCCAATGGGTCCTTTTTGCGTTAAGCGATGGTCGACTCGAACGCACGGGGCCGCGCCACCTCATGATGGATGCGGACGGTGATGTGTACGCCTTCGAAGGCGCGGGTTCGGCGGGCAAACCGGTGGGCTTACCCGACGAAGTGCTCAACCGGCTCAACGACGTCCTACGTGGCCAGATGACGAGATTGGGCCGGCCGGTCATCGAAGCCCACCACATTCACGTACCGGTCGAGTTGAACGGAGAAGTCGTCGGAGGACTGTCCGCGTGGATCTCACAGACGCACACCATCGATCCGACCGACGTGGTGGTTCTCCGGATTCTCGCAGGTCAGGCCACAGTGGCGCTTCTGAACGCGGCCCTGTTCGAGGAGAGCCGGCACCTGCTGGTGCGCGCCGAGCAGGCGTACGAGGAGAGCCGTCGTCACGCCGCACACCTGGCCGAGCGCAACGCCGAACTCGAACGCACTCAGCGCGAACTCTCGGCGGCCATGCGCCAAGAGGTCCTCAACACCGAGCGCGCACGTATCGCTCGAGAGCTCCACGACTCGGTTGCTCAGTCGGTGTTGTCGGCCGGCGTCCAGATCGAGGTGTGCCGCATCGATGCCGACCCGGCGATCGCGGATCGCCTCGCCGTGGCGGGAAAGTTGACCAAGGATGCCGTTGAGCAGGTGCGATCGGTCATCTACACGCTCAATCACGCTCCCTCCGATCGTGCCGGTGACCTGGCCGCCATCCTGGACGAACTTTGTTCGATGCACATGCCGGATGATCTCCGGACCGACGTCAGGGTGATCGGCCGTCAGCGAGACCTGGCCCACGATGTCCAGCACGCGATCTTGCGGATAGCGGGCGAGGCGTTGTTCAACACCGCGGTGCACGCCCAGGCAACCAACGCACGAGTTGTCCTCCTCTACTCCGAGAGCGACGTCCGTCTGACCGTCGACGACGACGGTTCGGGTGACCCCGAGTACATGCGCCGGGTGATGCGCGCCGCGACCGTGGGTGACCTGGCCGGACGGCATCACGGGCTCGCAAACATGCGATCCCGGGCCGCAGAGCTGAGTGGCGATCTGAGGATCCGTCGCTCCCGGCTCGGCGGCGTACGCATCGTGGTGAAGATCCCGACAACTGACAGGGTGGACAGATGATGGACGTGACCGACCGCGCACCTGCCGGGGGTAAACGACCGATCCGGACCATGCTGGTCGATGACCATGCGCTGCTGCGTGAGGGGATGCGCTCTCTCCTGGAACGCGAGAGTTCCATTTCGGTTGTGGGAGAAGCCGATACCGTCGGCGAGGCGCTCGAAGGCGCAGCCAGGTTCGCGCCCGACGTGATGGTTGTCGACCTCAAGCTCACAGCCGGCACCGACTATGAGGGCCTGCGTCTGATCAGCGAGTTGACACGGCGGCATCCCGCGGTCGCGGCACTGGTTCTCACCACGTTCCTCGACGACGACCTGGTGGTCCGCGCCGTTCGCAGCGGCGCGAAGGGCTACGTGGTGAAAGACATCGACACCACCGAGTTGGTGCGAGCGATCAAGTCCGTGTCGAGGGGAGAAAGCGCCTTCGACTCGCGCAGCGCAGCTGTGGTGCTGCGGGCGGTCACCGGGCAAGGAAACTCCGAGACATTGACCGAACGGGAGCGCCAGGTCTTGCGGTTGCTCGCCGACGGTAGCTCCAACAAGAGTATCGGCGAGACGCTGTTCATCTCTGCGTCGACCGTTAAGTTCCACATTCGCAACATCATTCGAAAACTAGGAGTATCCAAGCGCACGGAGGCGGTGTACGCGGCCAGTAAGCGTGGCCTGATCTAGCGACCGTTGTGATCAGCCGACAGGACGAGCCAGCCACCGTGGTCGGAGAACGTCAGGGCGTCCGGCTGTCCGGCGGTCTCGGCCCACCGGGCCAGCGTCAGCGGCGTGAGTGTGTGGTGGTGGCCGAAGTGTGCGCTCGCGACCTGCTCATAAGGAACGGCGATCACCACCCGCCCCC is a window from the Williamsia sp. DF01-3 genome containing:
- a CDS encoding iron-containing alcohol dehydrogenase — its product is MRSMPSPRIVKFHAPEMIIGDGALAEAALAASRLGMRRPLVVSDQKIRATPWFDELSGRIVSVGLHSDCFTGISPNPRAQEVAAAFEKYKRHGGDGIIALGGGSVIDAAKGVAILASNGGHILEYEGIDRATRPLPPVVAIPTTAGSGSDVSQFCIVNDPARHTKITIIGRGLVPDVTVVDPRVLATVPPEVTAQCGMDVLTHCIEAYVSIAHSRMTDTFALQALSTTWRHLERLVDNPADPEASVAMAHASLEAGMAFTNAILGAAHAMSHPVGGHCDAAHGAINSVLLPHVIRYNAHVCADGFVDLAEAVGLSTHGTPMSVADRLADQVSRFALRIGMPASLSPLGVNSTDIEMLSAYALADSCMTTNPRQPDAATVADLYREAL
- a CDS encoding response regulator transcription factor; amino-acid sequence: MDVTDRAPAGGKRPIRTMLVDDHALLREGMRSLLERESSISVVGEADTVGEALEGAARFAPDVMVVDLKLTAGTDYEGLRLISELTRRHPAVAALVLTTFLDDDLVVRAVRSGAKGYVVKDIDTTELVRAIKSVSRGESAFDSRSAAVVLRAVTGQGNSETLTERERQVLRLLADGSSNKSIGETLFISASTVKFHIRNIIRKLGVSKRTEAVYAASKRGLI